The following is a genomic window from Nitrospira lenta.
TCTGGATGCTGACCGTACCCACGCCTTGTTTGCGGAAGATGCCTTGATTGGTGAACCGGTTATTAGTCCCGCCGGTTCCATAGGCCTGCAAAGTGCCGGCGCTGTTCGCGCTGAACGTGCCCGTGTTGAGAAGTTGGCCGCTGTTGAATTGCAGCCCCCCCGCCGTCCACGTCGCCGTCCCCTGATTCTCCAGCACCCGACTCAGTGTCACACCGCTCGTAATATCCAACGAGCCCGTCGAGGCAATGAGCGTTCGCCCCGTCCCGCTCAGCGTCCCGCCACTCCACGTCGAGGCTCCCATCAGCGTCAGAGTCCCTGTGCCTCCTACGCTACCGCTACTGAGGGAGAGGTTTGCTATCGACAGATCCGCATTGACGACGAGATTGTCGTTGTTGACTTGTACAGCGCCGGGCCCGGTCACGGTGGTGCCGGTCAGGAAGGTATAGGTTCTCCCTCCTGAAAAGGCCACGGTCGCTCCAGACGCTATGTTGAATTGACCATGGCTGGCGCTTCCCTGTTCAAGATTGAAGGTGCCCGCCTGCACATCCACAAGCCCGCTATTGTCGAAATTCACCGCCGTGCTGCTGGTTGTGACGCCAAGGGTCCCGGTGCCTTGCTTCTGAAGAATCCCTTGGTTGATAAACGAGTTGGTTCCTCCCGTCACTCCGCCTTGCATCGACAAGGTCGTAGAAGGGGCTGTCGTTGCGAGGACGCTGCCTTTATTGAGGAAGGTACTTCCGCTCATCGTGATGTTGGAAGCTGACCACGTCGTCGTTCCTTGATTCTCGAATGTGCCAATGAGCGTGTGGGCGTTTCCGGTTACGGCCATCGTTCCGGTTTGTCCCAGAACCACGAATCCTGTTCCGCCTATGGTTCCACCTGCCCAGTTTATAGCGCCGTTGATGTCTACCTCGCCCGCTCGGCTCAACGTGCCACTACTTAGACTGAGTATTCCATGTGCCCCAACGAGACTAGGATTGTTGATCCCGGAAAGTGAGAGTGACTGGGCGCCGATAGCGAGAGACTGAGTCCCTAGACTCCCGCCAAGGACTAGTCCTGTAATCGTGGAACTCACATCCATCGTGACGGTGTAGGTGCCGTCAAGCGTGACCCCAACGATGTCTACTGTTGTTGGCGCAACGCCACGGCTCCAATTCGCGCCAACACTCCAGTTGCCTCCCGCTGCATTGATCCAGTTATTTGTCGTCGCCGCGACGGTCGGCAAAGCGGTCGTTCCGACGAAGACATTGCCGTCGTAGGTTCCAGTCCCGTTCAGGCTTTCAAACTCGATTGTGTAACGACCTGTTTGGCTCAGAACTTTATCTTGCAATAACACGTAGCCGCCGGCGGTGCCTGCATCGACCGAACCAATTGAGACGCCATTGGGATCGAGAATTTCAACCCGGCCTTGAATGGCCGATGCATGCGGCATCAACTCAAGCGCCATATGCTGCCCGGCGGTTGCATCGAAGTAGAACGCATCGACTTCACCAGCAGTGGTGAAACTTTCATGAAGACGTGACCCTCCCGTTGCGGCAAATGCACCGGGAGGAAATTGGGCGCCTTCGACTATGGCAGGTTGCAGATTGGCGGCGTTGGTCAGTGTAACGGTCGCTAGTGTTGCCGGGTTGGCCGACATGAGCAGCCGCGGTTCGAGCGGTTCAATCATGAATGAACGGGTTGGATGGGGAGTGCGCCGCTGTTGCCGCCATTGCCGCACCCAACGCATCGCTCGGCAATAGGCCTGTTTCGCGTAGAACAACTGTGCGAGGCTCATACGACACTCCTCATTTTAGGGACACTGTGCAGGCACTCTACTCGATCATCCAGTGTTCCATCTTATTAGATATGCGATCTGTTGCATTCCGAACAGGCGCATAAGGTACAGGCTCGCCTTGCACAAGGTCAATGACTTTGGGAGCCTCAATAAACTATATTTCCATACAAATGGATGCATTACGTGAATACATTTATCCGCCCATCGAAGGAGGTTTGGAATGAGCAGATCCGTATTGAGAGAAACACTACGAAAATGAGCGGGGTGCCGTCCTCTTCCGCTAACGCTCGGCAGGCTACAGAAACACTGCGGGCTCAACAGCAATGCGAGGCTGACACCTCTAGATCGAGACACCATCTATCACACAGACCATTCCCATTGACGATGGGCGCAGCCCACTGAGCCTCCCTGCCCATCAAGGTCATTACCGATGAACGGTTTCCCCCTCAAGGCCCCAAGAACATTACCGGGCACTAATCACCCTGAGAAGGATAGACCGCTGGCCCACACACCACGGCAACGCCCTTGCCTGAGCAACAGGACGGTTAGTCCACAAATAAAGGCAAGAATGGCTGTCAGGAATTGAGCTGCTCCCAAAATGAAGTGCGTCGCTGAATTCCCGCTTCCTCCGCCCCGCTCACACAATCGCACTGCAACAGCTTTCAGCCAGACTCGTCCGATCACTACGCATTGAGGCTCACACTCGTTTGTGCGCGAGTGCACTGCGGTGCGCCCACGCACGGACCTTCCGCTCATCCCACGATGACGCCCATCTGCTACAGCAACTGCCCCGCACCTACTTTTCAGAATTGTGACGGTACTCCTGCAACTTAGATCAACAACCTGCGACCACGACCCACGGGTCCTGTTCTTGCTGATGATGTCTTTCACATCACGATCCACTTCAAAGGATGGCGCATGGACTTCATTTTGCCGATCGTTGCAGCAGGAGCACCACTTCTCGCTAGCGGCCTGATCGTTCTGCTCGGGGCTACACTGGGCGAGAAAAGCTCGGCGCTCGGGGTCAGCGCCTTGGCGTTGTCAACATTCGCGGCACTAGCTTCTCTCTATCATGTCGTTCAGAGCGGGCCTCTCCTCCTCACGTTTTCCGTGTCGCGCGCCGAACCTCTGTCCTACACGGTCCTCGTCGATCGGCTTGCCGCCGTCATGATGGTCCTCATCACCGGCGTGAGCCTCGTGATTCACCTGTATTCACAGCGCTATATGCACGGCGATCAGGGCTATATCCGATTCTTCAGTCTGCTCAGCCTACTGACCTTCGTGCTTCTGACCCTGGTCATGAGCGGACACCTCGTGTGGCTCTTCCTCGCCTGGCACACCATGACCTGGCTGCTCGCCTCCTTTATTTCCTTTCACCACGCCAATGCAGCGGCCCGCCAAGCCGGACGGACAACGCTGCTGATCCAAGGATTCGGAGATGTCGCACTCCTGCTAGCAATCGCGGTGCTCTATGCGGCCTTCGGCACGCTCGATTTGACGACGCTGTTCCATGCCATCGAGGCGATGCCGAGCCGTCCGACCATCTGGACCGGAACCCGGTTTGAACTGGATGCGATCACGAGCAGCACCCTGCTGATGGTCATCGCGATTATGACCAAGTCCGCTCAGTTTCCATTCCATAGCTGGCTGCCCGGCACGATCGAAGCGCCGACACCTGTATCGGCGATGCTGCATGCCGGCATCGTGAATGCCGGGGGGTTTCTGGTGAACCGCCTGGCGCCGCTGTTCGGCCAAGCACCCACCACGCTCTACGTGCTGTTCGTGGTGGGCGCGCTGACCGCGTTGATCGGCGCCTCGACCATGCTGACCCAATCGAGCATCAAGCGCACACTCGCCTACTCCACCATGGGACAGATGGGCTATATGGTCATGGAATGCGGCCTGGGCGCCTTCGCGCTCGCGATCTTTCATCTCTGCGCCCACGGTCTCTTCAAAGCCACGCTGTTCTTGAATTCAGGAGATCACATTCACAAAGCCCGAACCGAGTATAGGCTGCCCGAGTCTCGCGGCGCCGGCGACACCCCGGCGTTCTCATTCGTTCCCTGGGGAACCGGACTCGCCATCACGCTCATCCTGCCGTTGTTGATTTTGCTGATGGCTCACGGCCTCGTCCATATTTCCCTGTTCGAATCACAGAGCAGCATGATCTTTCTGTTCTTTGCCTGGGTAACTTCGGCACAAGCCATCTTCAGTCTCTACCGGCTGAACATCGTCGCCTCCTGGAAGATCTCGCTCACAATGCTCGCGACCCTGACCTTCATCGGATTGACCTATCTCTGGGCGGGAGAAGCCTTTACGCACTTCCTGTATCCGGCACCGGAACATGTCGCCGCCTATTTCCAAGCGGCCGCCTGGCACCAGGGCCTCTTCGATAGCATCGTTATTCTATCGGCCCTGATCATCATCGGAGTCTGGATACTGCTCTACGGCCACGCTCACGGCTACCGGCCGATGTGGCCGGCGTGGCTCGGCACCCTGCACACCCGTCTCTACGTGGCGTTCCTCGGCGGCCTCTATATCGAAGATCTGTTGCGGGCCCTGCGCCCGAAGCTCACGCCGATACGCCCGGCTTCTCGCCGGATACCCCGCTGACGCGGGAAGACCCGTGATGTCGAGCAAGACCAAACCGGATCCTGAAGCGCCGACGCGGACACGTCGGATATGAAAGAGTCTCAACCGAGGAAGGAGTCACCATGAGCGGCCTGACATTGCATCCGATGAAAGAAATCAAAATCATCGTACAAGGCGACCAGTTGAAGTTTATTACAGACCTGCTGGACCGGACCGGCGCGACCGGCTATACCCTCATCAATAATATCTCGGGCAAGGGCCACCATGGATTTCACGAAGGACACCTGTTGTTCAACGACACGAGCAGCCAGGTCATGGTGTTCACCGTCGTTCCGGAAAACAAAGTGGAGCCGATCCTGGCCGGCCTGGGTCCGCTTTTCAATCGCCATTCCGGCGCCATGTTCGTGACCGACGTGACGGTCAGCCGGCGAGAACATTTTGCCCCCGCATGAGCCGCCCGCTCAGCCGGACTCCCGCACTGTTCTCTCGACGGGTTTACCGTCAACTCGGTATACTGCATCGAATCGTGATCGAGTCCGAGCATCACCACCAGCCCGATTCATAGGGACCACCGAGATATGCCATCCGCCCAATCCGGCGGTTCCCGCGAACCCACCGTGGCACAACCGGAAATCGCCGCCGCCGAAATTTTGGCGTGGGTCAGCGACTGCATCGAGGGGGGACTCTGCCTGATCGCCCGCGGCATCCTGTTTTTTGAAAATGCACAGTTCGGCGCACTGGTCGAAACACCGGACGAGGCAGCTCTGTCCGCGATGAAGCCCGGCGGGTCTTTACGCGCGCGCTTGTTCGCCGACGCCCGCGCGTGGAACGAGGCCTCCCTGGGGACACGCGGCACCACGGCCTATCACCTGGCCGGTCGTGACGGACATCCGCTGATCTATGAATGTCGCTTCAACGTGGTCCCCTTCCACGGCGGCACCGGCGTACTCCTCCTCCTGCAGGACGTGACGGAGAGAACCCTCCTTGCGCACGAAGCCTCCCAAGTCGCACGGTTCCAATCGGTGTTGGCGAAGATTGGCACCCTCGCTGTCAGCGATGCCTCGGCTCACGATCTGATGAACGAGGCCGTGCGGCATACAGCCCACGCGCTGCACCTGGAATTGTGCAAAATCCTGATCGCCAGAGAGTCCGACGACCACCTCGTCGTCGTGGCGGGAATCGGCCTCGAAGAGGGACTGATCGGCAAACTGACGATCGAAGGCGGCACCCATTCGCAAGCCGGCTTTGCTATTCGCGAGCGGCTGCCCGTTGTCGTACGCGATCTCCGAAACGAAACTCGATTTACCCCCTCCAAGCTCCTCACGGAACATGGCGGCATCGCCGGCATGTGCGTCCCCATGCTCGTCGAAGACCGTGTCTACGGCGTCATGACCGCTCATGCCAAACAGGTGCGAGACTTCACCGAGAAAGAACAGGAGTTCCTCTGCGCAGTCGCGAACACGGTCGCCACGGTACTGGAACGGCGGCGGCGAGCCGACACCCAGCGCGATCTCTATCACCGGCTCTTTATGTCGGCGCAAGACGGCATTCTGCTCACTGACACCGACGGCCGCATCCTGGAATGGAACCCCGCGCTGGAACGGATGACGGGCTGGCCCCGCGAGGAAGCCCTGGGCCGGCGCCCCGGCATTCTAAAATCCGGCAAGCACACCCCGGAATTTTACGGCCGCCTGTGGGAGACCCTCCGCTCAGGGCAACCGTTCGTCGACCGCTTCGTCAACCGGCGCAAAGACGGCTCTGAGTTTCTAGTCTGGGAAAGCGTCAGCCCCGTAAAAGACCGGGACGGCACCACCCAATTCTATATGGCCATTCTCACCGACTTGAGCGAGCGGGAACAGATGCTGGAAGCGCTCCGCCATACCGAGCAAATCAAGCTCGTAGGACAATTGGCCGGAGGCATCTTACATGAAGTGCGCAACCCCCTGATCGGCCTCGGCAGCCTCGCCACCCACCTTGCCGAGCAAAGTCAGCTCCCTCAGTCCGCCAGGGACCGCTGCCGTCTTATCGCACGCGAAGCGGCCCGAATCGACGAGCTACTTGAATCTCATCTGGGACAGATGCGGCCGCGGCCATTCGATCTTCGCCCCTGCGACCTTCCCTCGCTCATCGACGACACGCTGGCCTTGCTTCGCCCCAACCTCTCCAAACAGCGCATCGCGGTGCGAAAGACCATCGCGGACGGCGTGCGGACTATTGAGGCCTCACGCGCCCATCTTCAGCAGGTGTGCCTAAACATCACGATGAATGCGATCGACGCCATGCCCGACGGAGGCGAACTGGCAATCACGATCAGTCCCGCAACCAAGCGCGGCGCCGGCGTCCTGCTGCGCTTCTCGGACACCGGCAAAGGGATTCTGCCGGACAACTTGGAGCGGATTTTCGAACCCTTCTTCACCAACGGCAAGGCCAAAGGCGTCGGACTCGGTCTGACGATCACGCACGACATCGTCGAGCGCCACGGCGGACAGCTGTCCATTGACAGCCCGCCTGGCAGCGGCGCGGTAGTGGAGGTGTGGCTGCCGATGACACACGAGGCCTAACATGAGCTGGCAATTGCTTCTGGTGGAAGACGAGCCCTCCGTTCGCGAAGCCTTTGCGCTCCGGCTGAACGATCAAGGGTACGTCGTGCAGACCGCCGACTCAGGGGAAGAAGCGTTCGCGCTGCTGCGCTCGTTCGAGCCAGACATTCTCATCCTCGATCTGGTCATGCCGAACCTCTCCGGCCTCGATGTCCTGGCCCGGGTCAAACAGATGTCGCCCCATCTGCTGGTCATCCTCTTAACGGCACGAGGCACGGTCAAAGACGCAGTGGAAGCGACCAAACTCGGAGCTTTCGACTTCGTCGCGAAATCCATCGACATGGAAGATTTGCACCACGCACTCCGCCGGGCGACCGAGCTGCTCACCCTGCAACGCCAGGTTCGGTTGCAGAGCGGGCACAACACGGAACGGTATGCGCTGGATCGCATCACTGGCAAGAGCCCCGCCACGCTGGCGTTTCTGAGCCAGCTCAGGGAATTGGCCAAAAGCGATCGCGTCACCGTGCTGCTTCAAGGCGAAACCGGCACCGGCAAGCAGTACATGAGCCGCGTGATTCATCACAACAGTGCCAGGGGACAGAAGCCCTGTATCGAGGTGGACTGTCCGTCGATCCCCCGCGAGTTGTTTGAAAGCGAATTGTTCGGCCATGAAAAGGGGTCGTTCACCGGTGCCCTGGGACGCAAGACCGGATTGATCGAGATGGCCGAGGGTGGGACGGTCCTCTTCGATGAGATCGGCGATCTCCCGCTTCCGTTACAGGCCAAGCTTCTCCGCGTCATCGAAGAGCGGACCCTCCGCCGCGTCGGCGGATCAGCGACAATTCCGGTCGACGTCCGATTCATGGCCGCGACTAATCGCAATCTCAAGGAGGCGGCGGCGAAAGGCGAGTTCCGCGAAGATCTCTACTTTCGATTGAATGTGGTCACCTTGACCGTCCCGCCGCTCCGCGAACGGGCCGAGGACATCATCCCCCTCGCCGAACAATTCATGGCCCGCTCCGCGGTCGCCCTTAAAAAGCCGGTGCGCGTACTCGGAGAAAGCGGCCGCGCGGTCCTGCGCCGCTACGCCTTTCCCGGCAACGTTCGCGAGCTGAGCAACCTCATCGAGCGGGCCGTGCTCTTCTGTCAGGGGGACTCGCTCGAAGCCGAACATTTTCCGGCCGATGTGGAAGCCCATCAGTCCATGAGTCCTCACGCAAAGGCCCTCTCCGCGCCGGCCTCCCCCCATCCGGACGACCCGAACAGCGTGCACCTGACGTTTCAACTCGGCAAACAATCGCTCGCGGATCTGGAAGACCGCATTATCGCCGAAGTCCTTCAGCGCTCTGACGGGAACAAAACCCTCGCGGCCAAACACCTCGGTATCACCCGCTGGATGCTCGACCGGCGCCGGAAACCGTAGACCCAACCAAGGGTGAGAGCGCTGGCGCACCGCACTGCAATATCGCACGTGCATCTACGCACCTAACTCCCGATACCTCCGACTCGCGTTGAGACCATCGGAACCTGCGCCCCTCATTACCCCTTAAAATCGTACGCTTTATGACGCCCCTCTCGCACGAACGCAGCAGGACCGGCGATTGCATTGATCCGGTATCGACGCGCCGCACTCGACAAGCAAGGGCCGATGCTCTCCGAACAAAACGGCGCAAGTCCAAATCTGGAGACCGCAATGATACTGAGGCTCACCATTTTCGCCGTGCTCGTGGCCGGCCTGTTCGCGCCAGGCTCGGCATCGGATGCGGCGGATCCCTCGCCCACGGAGCAGGTGATTCTGTTCGTCCTCGAAGGGGTTGATCGACAATCCTTGAAAACCGGACCGATGCCTGCCCTCTCGCGTTTGGCTAAGGAAGGAGCCGCGACTTGGTCGGCCGGTATGGTCGCCTCTCCAAACCGTCTCCCCGCAATGGCCTCCCTCCTTACCGGGCTTCCGGTTGAGCAGCACGGCATGACCTGGGACACGTTCGAATTCAGCCGGGGCTATCCACGACCTCCGACAATCTTCGACTACCTCGACCTGAGCAGAGGCCTGGACAGCGCCATCTTCTTCATGGACGAGTCGCTCTACCAGCTCGCGAAGCCGGAACCCTACACCGATTATCAGGTGTGCGGACCGCTGAAGCGAGAATGCAGTCCGGAGCGGCTCGTGTCCTACATCAGACAATACTTCCGGAAAGCGTCGAGTGGGCACGGCTATGGCCACGCGATCCTGGCGCTGCCGCATCTCCTCGTCGTGCACTTGCCGGATGCGGGACGCGCCGGCACCGCCCACGGATGGGACTCGAAGGAACATCGTGCAGCGCTGCGATCGGTGGATCACGCAATGGCGTCGGTACTCGCGATGTTCAACGACCACGGGCTGCTCGCGCACACAACGGTGTTCGTGACGTCTTTGAGCGGAACCGGTGCGCGGCAGGGAGCGTCCACCACCGTCTCATCACCCGTCCCATGGATCGCCTCCGGAGCTGGGATCAAGAACGGGCATGTGATTCGCCAGCCTGTTTCGATTATCGATACCGGCGCCACCATACTGCGCGCCTTTCAGATTGCCACGCATACCGAGTGGGAGAGCCGCGCCGTCGAGGAAATCTTTCGCGACACACCCGGCGGCGCCGTGACTTCGACGGGAGGACGATAGGCGATTATGAATAATGTGACCCAGAGACGGCACCTCAAGCGAACCGCCGCACTGGCGGTCGGCGCCTTCGCCAGCCTGCTGGCCGTTGCCACCGGAGGACTCACGGCGCAGGCGGATGGACTCCAGGCCGAAGAACGGACGTATGCCATTACGATTGATGCGACGGCGATTGTGTCGCAAAGTTGGTGGCACGTGCCGGGAGTGACTCCGTCGATCTGGACGTCCGATCCTGAAACATCCGATGCCTATCGGACGACGGAGCCCCGGCTGCTTCAGTTACAGCCTGGCCGGTACAAATTTATCAGCTTCACCTTCGATTTTCCCTTCGAGGTCACGCCGGCGGGCATGGTGGAGTATGCCCCCTCGCTCAATCAATGCGTGGAGGGACGGGGCACCTCAACGCTGATCGTGCGATGCAAACGAACCTACCCATACGGGGGAACGCCCGAATACTCACTCACTCCTTGAACCAGGGACGGAGAGGCGCGCTGAACGCCGTGATGCAACCGAGATACTGAATGTCCGTAGCTCCCGACTCTGATCGCTCGGCACACTGGAACAAATTTGTGTTCCGGGAAGCGATGCGCCACCGCATCCCGGAGTCTGTTCGGACACGCGTCGACAAGATGGGATTCCCCGTCCCAACCAGGGCATGGTTCGCGCATGACCTCTATGAACCCATGCAGGACCTTCTGGCGACCCGAGCCATGCGCGAGCGAGGCATCTACAACGTGAGGGCCATCGCGCGGAGCCTTCAGCGACACCGAACCGGACATGTGGACGTAGCGCAAGAACTATTCAACGTGGCCCAGTTTGAAACGTTGTCCAACCTCCTGAAGGGCGATCCGGCTCTGCGCCCATCCGGACATTGATGAGTGAGCCCGATGACCCAGCCCACCACGCCAGAGGAAGTCGTGACGACTCATCGCCGCACGATCATTGCGTGGAAGGGCCAGGGAACACCACGCGTACTCATGCGATGCAGGCG
Proteins encoded in this region:
- a CDS encoding LEPR-XLL domain-containing protein, giving the protein MSLAQLFYAKQAYCRAMRWVRQWRQQRRTPHPTRSFMIEPLEPRLLMSANPATLATVTLTNAANLQPAIVEGAQFPPGAFAATGGSRLHESFTTAGEVDAFYFDATAGQHMALELMPHASAIQGRVEILDPNGVSIGSVDAGTAGGYVLLQDKVLSQTGRYTIEFESLNGTGTYDGNVFVGTTALPTVAATTNNWINAAGGNWSVGANWSRGVAPTTVDIVGVTLDGTYTVTMDVSSTITGLVLGGSLGTQSLAIGAQSLSLSGINNPSLVGAHGILSLSSGTLSRAGEVDINGAINWAGGTIGGTGFVVLGQTGTMAVTGNAHTLIGTFENQGTTTWSASNITMSGSTFLNKGSVLATTAPSTTLSMQGGVTGGTNSFINQGILQKQGTGTLGVTTSSTAVNFDNSGLVDVQAGTFNLEQGSASHGQFNIASGATVAFSGGRTYTFLTGTTVTGPGAVQVNNDNLVVNADLSIANLSLSSGSVGGTGTLTLMGASTWSGGTLSGTGRTLIASTGSLDITSGVTLSRVLENQGTATWTAGGLQFNSGQLLNTGTFSANSAGTLQAYGTGGTNNRFTNQGIFRKQGVGTVSIQ
- a CDS encoding NADH-quinone oxidoreductase subunit L, encoding MDFILPIVAAGAPLLASGLIVLLGATLGEKSSALGVSALALSTFAALASLYHVVQSGPLLLTFSVSRAEPLSYTVLVDRLAAVMMVLITGVSLVIHLYSQRYMHGDQGYIRFFSLLSLLTFVLLTLVMSGHLVWLFLAWHTMTWLLASFISFHHANAAARQAGRTTLLIQGFGDVALLLAIAVLYAAFGTLDLTTLFHAIEAMPSRPTIWTGTRFELDAITSSTLLMVIAIMTKSAQFPFHSWLPGTIEAPTPVSAMLHAGIVNAGGFLVNRLAPLFGQAPTTLYVLFVVGALTALIGASTMLTQSSIKRTLAYSTMGQMGYMVMECGLGAFALAIFHLCAHGLFKATLFLNSGDHIHKARTEYRLPESRGAGDTPAFSFVPWGTGLAITLILPLLILLMAHGLVHISLFESQSSMIFLFFAWVTSAQAIFSLYRLNIVASWKISLTMLATLTFIGLTYLWAGEAFTHFLYPAPEHVAAYFQAAAWHQGLFDSIVILSALIIIGVWILLYGHAHGYRPMWPAWLGTLHTRLYVAFLGGLYIEDLLRALRPKLTPIRPASRRIPR
- a CDS encoding P-II family nitrogen regulator, with translation MSGLTLHPMKEIKIIVQGDQLKFITDLLDRTGATGYTLINNISGKGHHGFHEGHLLFNDTSSQVMVFTVVPENKVEPILAGLGPLFNRHSGAMFVTDVTVSRREHFAPA
- a CDS encoding ATP-binding protein; this encodes MPSAQSGGSREPTVAQPEIAAAEILAWVSDCIEGGLCLIARGILFFENAQFGALVETPDEAALSAMKPGGSLRARLFADARAWNEASLGTRGTTAYHLAGRDGHPLIYECRFNVVPFHGGTGVLLLLQDVTERTLLAHEASQVARFQSVLAKIGTLAVSDASAHDLMNEAVRHTAHALHLELCKILIARESDDHLVVVAGIGLEEGLIGKLTIEGGTHSQAGFAIRERLPVVVRDLRNETRFTPSKLLTEHGGIAGMCVPMLVEDRVYGVMTAHAKQVRDFTEKEQEFLCAVANTVATVLERRRRADTQRDLYHRLFMSAQDGILLTDTDGRILEWNPALERMTGWPREEALGRRPGILKSGKHTPEFYGRLWETLRSGQPFVDRFVNRRKDGSEFLVWESVSPVKDRDGTTQFYMAILTDLSEREQMLEALRHTEQIKLVGQLAGGILHEVRNPLIGLGSLATHLAEQSQLPQSARDRCRLIAREAARIDELLESHLGQMRPRPFDLRPCDLPSLIDDTLALLRPNLSKQRIAVRKTIADGVRTIEASRAHLQQVCLNITMNAIDAMPDGGELAITISPATKRGAGVLLRFSDTGKGILPDNLERIFEPFFTNGKAKGVGLGLTITHDIVERHGGQLSIDSPPGSGAVVEVWLPMTHEA
- a CDS encoding sigma-54-dependent transcriptional regulator, whose product is MSWQLLLVEDEPSVREAFALRLNDQGYVVQTADSGEEAFALLRSFEPDILILDLVMPNLSGLDVLARVKQMSPHLLVILLTARGTVKDAVEATKLGAFDFVAKSIDMEDLHHALRRATELLTLQRQVRLQSGHNTERYALDRITGKSPATLAFLSQLRELAKSDRVTVLLQGETGTGKQYMSRVIHHNSARGQKPCIEVDCPSIPRELFESELFGHEKGSFTGALGRKTGLIEMAEGGTVLFDEIGDLPLPLQAKLLRVIEERTLRRVGGSATIPVDVRFMAATNRNLKEAAAKGEFREDLYFRLNVVTLTVPPLRERAEDIIPLAEQFMARSAVALKKPVRVLGESGRAVLRRYAFPGNVRELSNLIERAVLFCQGDSLEAEHFPADVEAHQSMSPHAKALSAPASPHPDDPNSVHLTFQLGKQSLADLEDRIIAEVLQRSDGNKTLAAKHLGITRWMLDRRRKP
- a CDS encoding alkaline phosphatase family protein, whose translation is MILRLTIFAVLVAGLFAPGSASDAADPSPTEQVILFVLEGVDRQSLKTGPMPALSRLAKEGAATWSAGMVASPNRLPAMASLLTGLPVEQHGMTWDTFEFSRGYPRPPTIFDYLDLSRGLDSAIFFMDESLYQLAKPEPYTDYQVCGPLKRECSPERLVSYIRQYFRKASSGHGYGHAILALPHLLVVHLPDAGRAGTAHGWDSKEHRAALRSVDHAMASVLAMFNDHGLLAHTTVFVTSLSGTGARQGASTTVSSPVPWIASGAGIKNGHVIRQPVSIIDTGATILRAFQIATHTEWESRAVEEIFRDTPGGAVTSTGGR
- a CDS encoding asparagine synthase-related protein; its protein translation is MSVAPDSDRSAHWNKFVFREAMRHRIPESVRTRVDKMGFPVPTRAWFAHDLYEPMQDLLATRAMRERGIYNVRAIARSLQRHRTGHVDVAQELFNVAQFETLSNLLKGDPALRPSGH